One genomic region from Terriglobus aquaticus encodes:
- a CDS encoding glycoside hydrolase family 2 protein has protein sequence MSSLDERTSTHPRPQMRRPWQSLDGTWEFSKGRDQQFAQHDRVVFETSIQVPFSPETEASGIADTGFYDTVWYRRTWEQPPLEPGQRLMLHFEAVDWRATVWVNGKRVRTHEGGYTPFQADITSELVPGSTQTVVVRAQDDPADLAKPRGKQDWLREPHSIWYPRTTGIWQSVWLETVNEERIHALHWTSSLDRWEIGLEALIIGQLPQPMQLAVRLRVGDQVLANDTYQVIAGEVHRRIALSDPGIDDFRNALLWSPSSPTLIEAEVELRASDGKVLDRVESYTALRSVATQGDRFILNGRPMNLRLVLDQGYWPETGLTPPDDAALRKDITLVKDLGFNGVRKHQKIESARFLYWADRMGLLVWEEMPSAYRYTTQSIRRLTHEWMDVLERDRSHPCIVAWVPFNESWGVPDLPDSPAQRHYVQSLYHMTKTLDPSRPVIGNDGWESVATDIIGIHDYDDKPARMMARYGLNEVESKLLKRERPGGRILTLEGQQVGCEQPLMITEFGGIAYGGPPQVQDVADAEGWGYSRAETPEDFLERYRALLEAVRDMPALAGFCYTQFTDTYQEINGLLYADRTPKAPLQQIARATSGNGAHAPAATPEFDPVVDQAWRDELMRRK, from the coding sequence ATGAGTTCCCTGGACGAACGCACTTCAACGCACCCGCGGCCCCAGATGCGCCGTCCGTGGCAAAGCCTGGACGGCACCTGGGAGTTCAGCAAGGGCCGCGATCAGCAGTTTGCACAGCATGATCGCGTGGTCTTCGAGACCAGCATCCAGGTTCCGTTCAGCCCGGAGACAGAGGCCAGCGGCATCGCGGATACCGGCTTCTACGACACGGTGTGGTACCGGCGCACGTGGGAGCAGCCGCCGCTAGAGCCGGGGCAGCGCCTGATGCTGCACTTTGAAGCGGTGGACTGGCGCGCCACGGTGTGGGTAAACGGCAAGCGTGTCCGCACACACGAGGGCGGCTACACGCCGTTCCAGGCAGACATCACGTCAGAGTTGGTGCCGGGCTCCACGCAGACGGTGGTGGTGCGTGCGCAAGACGATCCCGCCGACCTGGCCAAACCGCGCGGCAAGCAGGACTGGCTGCGCGAGCCGCACTCCATCTGGTACCCGCGGACGACCGGCATCTGGCAAAGCGTGTGGCTGGAGACGGTGAACGAAGAGCGCATCCACGCGCTGCACTGGACCAGCAGCCTGGACCGATGGGAGATCGGGCTGGAAGCGCTGATCATCGGCCAGTTGCCGCAGCCCATGCAGCTCGCGGTGAGGCTGCGCGTCGGCGACCAGGTGCTGGCCAACGACACCTACCAGGTGATCGCGGGCGAGGTTCATCGCCGCATTGCACTGTCCGACCCGGGCATCGACGATTTCCGCAACGCGCTGCTCTGGTCGCCGTCGTCGCCCACGCTCATTGAGGCCGAAGTCGAACTGCGCGCCAGCGACGGCAAGGTGCTGGACAGGGTGGAGAGCTACACCGCTCTGCGGTCGGTCGCAACGCAGGGCGACCGCTTCATCCTGAACGGCCGGCCGATGAATCTGCGGCTGGTGCTGGACCAGGGCTACTGGCCCGAGACCGGCCTGACACCGCCCGACGATGCGGCGCTGCGCAAGGACATCACGCTGGTCAAGGACCTGGGCTTCAACGGCGTGCGCAAGCACCAGAAGATCGAAAGCGCGCGGTTCCTGTACTGGGCCGACCGCATGGGCCTGCTGGTGTGGGAGGAGATGCCGAGCGCGTATCGGTACACCACACAGAGCATCCGCCGGCTGACCCACGAGTGGATGGACGTGCTGGAGCGCGATCGCAGTCACCCTTGCATCGTGGCCTGGGTGCCGTTCAACGAGAGCTGGGGTGTGCCCGACCTGCCGGACAGCCCGGCGCAGCGGCACTACGTGCAGTCGCTGTACCACATGACCAAGACGCTGGACCCGAGCCGCCCCGTGATCGGCAACGACGGCTGGGAGAGCGTGGCGACCGACATCATCGGCATTCACGACTACGACGACAAGCCGGCGCGGATGATGGCACGCTACGGCCTGAACGAGGTCGAGTCGAAGCTGCTGAAGCGCGAGCGTCCGGGAGGACGCATCCTGACCCTGGAAGGCCAGCAGGTGGGCTGCGAGCAGCCGCTGATGATCACGGAGTTCGGCGGCATAGCCTATGGAGGACCGCCGCAGGTCCAGGACGTGGCCGATGCCGAAGGTTGGGGCTACTCCCGCGCCGAAACGCCTGAGGATTTCCTGGAGAGATACCGCGCTCTGCTTGAAGCGGTGCGAGACATGCCCGCGCTGGCGGGCTTCTGCTACACGCAGTTTACGGACACCTACCAGGAGATCAACGGCCTGCTCTACGCCGACCGCACGCCCAAGGCGCCGCTACAGCAGATCGCGCGAGCGACGAGCGGGAATGGGGCCCATGCGCCGGCCGCAACGCCGGAGTTCGATCCAGTGGTGGATCAGGCCTGGCGTGACGAGCTGATGCGGCGTAAGTAG